CATActctaatttgattttaatattgtaaTAGATGTCTTTGTCTCTGAAAATAAACATTACTCAGAAAATGAGGTGTTGGACACATTACATCTTTTAATCCGTCCATGTAATAAAACGAAACAGTTATTTTACTGTTTCATTACATGAAACCGACGTGTCCGTTTTTGGCACATTTGCAGTTAGACGACATCGTTTTGTAAATTCACTTCGTTTATATTTGTTTTACTTTGCCTTTATCCTCTCgttattctgtttttacttATTAACCCTAAGAGAGAAGATGAAGTCAAAAAGTCTTGGTTCTGCAATAACAAAAGTCACGATTCTTTCTTCAACGTACTAGTAAAAAAAGAAGACGTCGTCAAGAGAATCGGTGTTAGCGGAGACATCCTCGACTCAAGTAAAAAATGTTGATGCTTTTGTCCATTAGTGTATCTCTTTGTCAGTTCCTTTCATGGTAATCTCATTGTTTGAAACAAATTGTTTAATCTTCTGCAAAGCATGGTGGTCTCATAGTTTTCAACTTATTTACATACATATTTTGCCACATTTAGAATTATTTATgcatttgttattatttttgggGCTttcgtttatttatttatgattgcTGAAATTAATGATTAGTAGAAAGACTAGTATCACTTTATATCATAATCAAAAAAAGACAAACATGTTCCTAATTCTTTCGTTAACTGTTGTCCCAATTGATTCAAATGATAACTGTGTTTCAACTTAGCAGATGGAGGAATTTTCTATTCCTATGTTCAACCGTGGAAAAAATTGTGAGGAACAAATGAAGACGTTGACCATATATACCCATATAATATTGAGTGAATACCCAATACAAAGTAATTAcactaaagaagaaaatatacacAAAATACAACAACAATTTCCTTTGATGGATTATGTAACCGATTAAATTGCCAATTGCCGACATTCATAGATGTGTATTACAATCTCTCTCAACAAAGTATGAATGAaattatatagttttaaaaaatttacagaCGACGTGTATTCCTTACTTTATTTAAACATCCTTTTATGCTAACAAAGTTACAAATCTTGTTGGAAAAGATAACAGGATGCATGGGTTTCTTCTTGTCTTACCTATTAAGAAACATGATTGCAAAATGCACTATAACAGCTAGGCCTCCAATATAGCATTGGAGAACCTATACAAGGCCAAAACCCAATCAAATGCAAATCTATTAGAGGAAGCAGTTTTAAGagctttgaatattttttacatCACATGGCCTCTTTTGTGCTTTTGCTTCTCAACAAGTGATCTCCCACATTCAGTGTGGTCTCGCAGACCTTAATGGCCTAACCTACTTAGACAAGCAACTCCTTCTTCTAGATAATGTTCCCTTTCGATCCAAAAATCATTGGAATCCTGTTTTTTAATCGCAAGTGTAGAGTTAATGAAGGTTGTTTGAAATTCAGAAAATTCCCAATGGCTTACACAAGCAAAAGAGCTAGAGAAGGTATAGACAGACAAAAGGAATGAGAGTTTGACACAAACCTTCATTATCCCTGCTAGTACAGCACCTCCAAGGTACACCATGTGCTTTCTACGCGGTGGATCCTCAATTCTTAATCGCAATTTCTGATAATCACCAGAAAAGGGAAGAATAATAAGTTTATGGAAACAGTGAGTTGGCTTAATATATGACTGCAGTTCGATAGTCTGTCCTTCCAAAGGATCAGGTCTACATAGAACTTAAAACACATTTTTTCCTGATACAAAGAACTCTAACAGAGACAACATACAAAAACtcgtaaatttaaaatttgatctgATGTTGCTCCAATGTTATAGTATGTTTTTTCTTGCAACTCTAAATAGCAAATGCAAGTTGAACCAAATCTAACTACTAGTTCATATACCTAAAAGCACATAAATACTAAGATCTGATGCAGTTTTCTACATAAGAGTTGTTGTTAAAAGGTAACTTTCCCATTTACCGTGCACTTTCAAGTAGTAAGAGCCAGGTTTGTTGTTTCTGATATCAACAGTAAGGTTAGATTGGGAATTTCAGAGATAGTTTAAGAATGCCAACAAGGTATGGAGGATTGTCCACACTAACTTTGATGTCAGCTACTTGAAATGAGACAAATAGGTCCTAAACTAAAATATCAAAAGAAATAtttgcttcttttctttcttttctttgttcccAGGACAAGATTTTTCACCTATTGATGAAGTAGCAACCAATTCACTTCTATATGCATTTCTCTTACTTTTTTGAAACAATGTATTCCTCTGATTCGACAATCACTAGAAGCTTTCATCATCCTTAAATGACATGATGAGAAACCAAAAGGGAAAGTGCTTAATAAAGCAAGGGACTGAATAAAAGATTCATATTTTAACTTTTCTTGCCACATAACATAGGGCAATTGATATTTTGATCCAATTAGGGTTCAAAGTAATGAAAAGGGAGTTCTCGTAATTTGAGGCAGGGTAcatattgaccaaattttatTCACAGCTCCAGCCTTTTCTCCAGtagttttttgaaacaaaagcaataacaataaaacaaCCAAACCTCTTCTCACACTAAATTACAGGTTGGAGAAAAATGGATCTTAAGGAATCAGCAGAGCAAACACATCTAtaagtggaaaaataaaaaagtcgcAACTTACCTTCAATCCATCTTTGTTACCCTTCAGAACAACATCAAGATAACGATCAAGTATTTCCTTTTCCAATCTGAAAAGGTACAGAGACTTATCAACTTTAATCTTGAATTTCATTCAAAGCAAGCatgaaattattgaaatatactTGATGCATACCATAAACAAGAAACAAGAACTTTAAAATGGTATATACTTAGATAAGTAACCTAGCTTGCAATAGCACTATCTTAACTGCACACAAAATGTTTTATGAAATCTACTAACAATAAAAGAAATCCCTAAATTATGTGTGAACCTTGGCACAACATTAACATTGCTGTTTGTGGCTTGAAGGAACAACCTATCCACTTGCAGGGTTAAAGTAGAATATATCTACCGTTTCCATACCCTACCATGTTGAACCCTTGTGTATTTGGAATGCCCCTTACTAAAggaatccttagtcattagttttTGTATAACCAATAGCTAAGTCAACTAGGATTGGAGAATTATAGAAGATAGATGATAAAGAAGAGGAAAGGCTAGGTTGAAATGAGACCCATCACCTACCAAAAAGGAGACAAGGGTTTGAGAGTACTGTAACCTTGAGAAATGATCCAAGGGCTAAAAGCATTAGCATCCCACCCATTCATGTCCGTACCATATTAACTTCTGATAACTAGATGCCAAAGAGATTGAGATTCTAATGGAATAGGGCATAGCCATTTTGCCACCAAAGTAATGCCTTTAGCACGACAACAAACTTCCCAAACCTCCTTCCTTTTTAGGACGAAAACAAACTTCCCAGTTCTCGAAGTGATCCTGCTTCGTATCCAAAAACACTACGCCAAAGAAAATCCTTcataatcttttcaaaagtgTTTGCCACTCCCACTGGAATACAGAACAACGATAAGTAAAGAGGAAACTTGAGTGGCAAGAC
This portion of the Arachis duranensis cultivar V14167 chromosome 6, aradu.V14167.gnm2.J7QH, whole genome shotgun sequence genome encodes:
- the LOC107494771 gene encoding actin-related protein 2, whose translation is MADMVFRCIQEMDIDNRMMLYQHIVLSGGSTMYPGLPSRLEKEILDRYLDVVLKGNKDGLKKLRLRIEDPPRRKHMVYLGGAVLAGIMKDSNDFWIEREHYLEEGVACLSRLGH